The Streptomyces armeniacus genomic interval GACCAGCAGGTTCTTCAGCGTGGCCGAGGCGGGGACGCCCAGCTGGGCGGCGAGCGTCTCGATGGTCGGGGTGTCCGGCGTGTCCAGCTCCTCCACCGGCGGGTGGCCGGCGGTGTCGCCCGCGGGCACGGTGATGGTGACGGCCTCGGTGTTGGCGGCGTAGTCGCAGTTCGGGCAGTCCGCGAAGGTGTCCTCACCCGCGGCGGCCGGCGCCAGGAACTCCTCGGACGCGGAGCCGCCCATCGCGCCGGAGACGGCGGACACGACGCGGTAGTCGAGCCCGAGCCGCTGGAAGATCCGCTGGTACGCGCCGCGGTGCAGCTCGTACGCGGCGGCCAGCCCGTCGTCGCTCGTGTCGAAGGAGTACGCGTCCTTCATCGTGAACTCGCGGCCGCGCAGGATGCCGGAGCGCGGCCGCGCCTCGTCCCGGTACTTGATCTGGATCTGGTAGATGATGACCGGCAGATCCTTGTACGAGGAGCACTGGTCCTTGACGATCTGCGTGAAGATCTCCTCGTGCGTGGGCCCGAGAAGGTAATCGCCGCCCTTGCGGTCCTTCAGCCGGAACAGCAGGTCGCCGTACTCCTCGTAGCGCCCCGACTGCTCGTACGGCTCGCGGGGCAGCAGCGCGGGCAGCAGCACCTCCTGGCCGCCGATCGCGTCCATCTCCTCGCGCACGATCCGTGTGACGTTCTCCAGCACGCGCTTGCCGAGCGGCAGCCAGCTCCAGATTCCGGCCGCGGTGCGGCGGACGTAGCCGGCGCGCACGAGCAGCTTGTGGCTGAGCGTCTCGGCGTCGGCCGGGTCGTCGCGCAGCGTCTTCAGCATCGACTGGGACAAGCGCTGGACACGGGCTGCCATGAGGATCTCCTGCGTGCGGATTGCGTTGAGAACAGGAGGTTAGCCGCTGCCGCCCGCGCGGACGAAATGCGTTCCTCACCGCCGCCGCAGCGGCAGCCACGCGCCCATCACCACGTACGGGCTGGGAGCGGAAGGGCTGCATCCCCCGGGGGCAACCCCCGGACCCCCGGCCCGCGCCCTCACCGCCGCCGCAGCGGCAGCCACGCGCCCATCACCACGTACGGGCTGGGAGCGGAAGGGAACCGCACCCGGCGGGCGAGGTCGCGGTAGCCGAGGGAGCGGTAGAGGGCGCGGGCGGGGCTCTCCGTGTCGAGCGCGGAGAGCAGCGAGCGGGGCTCCGTCGCCGCGTCCGTGAGCATCGTGATCAGCTGCCTGCCGATGCCGCGGTTCTGGAAGGCCGGATGCACGTGCAGTTCGGTGATGACGAAGGCGTCGCTGAGCCAGTCGTCGTTCCCCTCCTGGCGCAGATACGGGTGCACGACGGTGGACCACCACTGCGTACGGTCGTTGGGCATCCCGTACACGAACCCGACGAGCCGCCCCTCCTCCGTCGTCGCACCGAGCGCGCGGGCCGACGGCGAGGCGAGGTGCCGCTGCACGATGTGGCGGCGGACGCCGATCTCGTCGTCGGTCAGCCCGAAGGCGAGCGCCTGGACGGCGAGCGCGTCGTCCACCCGTGCGGCGAGATCGAGCGGCCCGACGGTGATCTCTCGGGGGTCCGGGGCGTGTTCCCCGGAGGAAGACAGCATGGCGGGGAGGCTACTAGTGGGCCTGGCGGATCAGGCCGGACGCGGTGCGCTCGGTGCTCATCTTTCCTCCCGCCGTACGGACGTGCGGTGCGCGTGTGCAGGAACCGGACGGTTCACGTCCGGCCGTCTCGGGAACAGCCTGCCGCCTCAGAACAGGACGCTCATGAAGGCACCGGCCTCCCGGAAGCCCACCCGCCGGTACGCGGCGCGGGCGGCGGCGTTGAAGTCGTTCACGTAGAGGCTGGCGACCGGCGAGAACTCGCGCAGCGCGTACCGCAGCACCGCCGCCATCCCCGTCACCGACAGGCCCTCGCCGCGCCGCTCGGGGGCGACCCAGACGCCCTGGATCTGGCAGGCGTACGGGGTCGCGGCGCCGATCTCGGCCTTGAAGACGACCCGGCCGTCCTCGACGCGGGCGAACGAGCGCCCGGAGCCGACGATTTCGGCCACCCGCGACTGGTAGATCAGGCCCCCGTCGCCCGCCAGCGGCGACACCCCGACCTCCTCGGTGAACATCGCGACGCAGGCGGGCATGACGAGGTCCATCTCGTCCTTGCGTATCCGGCGCACGAGCGGGTCCGGCGGAACGTCCGCCGGTGCCGGGCGGTCGGTGACCATCAGCGGCTGGCAGCGGCGTACCTCGCGGGCGGGGCCCCAGCACGGCTCCAGCCGGGACCACAGGGCGGCGGTCGGCCCGGCCGGGCCGACGATGGACGAGCAGCGCCGCCCCTGGCGGCGGGCCCGGTCGGCGAACGACCTTATGGCCTCGGGGCCGGCGCAGAGGGGGACGAGGTTCGCGCCCGAGTAGCAGAGGGCCTCCAGCCGGCCCCCGTCGTACCAGCCCCACATCTCCCCGCCGAGCCGCCACGGGTCGAGGCCGGAGTCCTGTACGCGGGCGGCGACGAAGGCGTTGTTGACCGGTTCACGGCGCAGCACGTCGAGCGTCGCGTCGAGCTCGTCGGGCTCGAGGACCTTGGTGGTGGGACTCGTCAACACGTGCTGGCTGCCTCGCGGTGCTGTCCGTGGGCCGGGGGATCGATCTCACCGCACTGTACCTCCGGCACGCCCGGACCGCCCCGTACGCCTGTGCTGTCCGTACGGGCTCACGCGGGCCGCCGTGCGGGCTCACACGGGCGGTACGGGGCCCGGCGCGCGGGCCCCGTACGGACGGCCGTATGGAGCAGCCGTACGGGGGCTGCCGTACGAGGGCTACTCGCCCGCCGCCGTCACGACCGGCTGGCCGGACTCGACGCCGTCCTTCTCCATCTGCTCGGCGATCTTCATGGCCTCGTCGATCAGCGTCTCGACGATCTTCGACTCGGGCACGGTCTTGATGACCTCGCCCTTCACGAAGATCTGCCCCTTGCCGTTGCCCGACGCGACCCCGAGGTCCGCCTCGCGGGCCTCGCCGGGGCCGTTCACGACGCAGCCCATGACGGCCACGCGCAGCGGCACCTCCATGCCGTCGAGCCCGGCGGTGACCTCGTCGGCGAGCTTGTAGACGTCGACCTGGGCGCGGCCGCAGGACGGGCAGGAGACGATCTCGAGGCGTCGCTCGCGGAGCCCGAGCGATTCGAGGATCTGGATGCCGACCTTGCACTCCTCGGCGGGCGGCGCGGACAGGGA includes:
- a CDS encoding proline--tRNA ligase, whose protein sequence is MAARVQRLSQSMLKTLRDDPADAETLSHKLLVRAGYVRRTAAGIWSWLPLGKRVLENVTRIVREEMDAIGGQEVLLPALLPREPYEQSGRYEEYGDLLFRLKDRKGGDYLLGPTHEEIFTQIVKDQCSSYKDLPVIIYQIQIKYRDEARPRSGILRGREFTMKDAYSFDTSDDGLAAAYELHRGAYQRIFQRLGLDYRVVSAVSGAMGGSASEEFLAPAAAGEDTFADCPNCDYAANTEAVTITVPAGDTAGHPPVEELDTPDTPTIETLAAQLGVPASATLKNLLVKVDGEITAVAVPGDREVDLGKLGEHLAPAEVELVTADDFTGRPDLVRGYVGPQGGMAGKAFRYIADPRVAPGTSWITGANKPDTHARNVVCGRDFEVDQYLDIAVVEAGDPCPRCGTGLTLDRAIEIGHIFQLGRKYADTFELDVLGQDGKPVRVTMGSYGVGVTRAVAALAEQTADEQGLCWPREVAPADVHVVAAGKAAQTELALEVSEQLGAAGVRVIVDDRAGVSPGVKFTDAELIGVPTILVVGRGAKDGLVELKDRRTGTREELPVDEAVARLAAEV
- a CDS encoding GNAT family N-acetyltransferase, coding for MLSSSGEHAPDPREITVGPLDLAARVDDALAVQALAFGLTDDEIGVRRHIVQRHLASPSARALGATTEEGRLVGFVYGMPNDRTQWWSTVVHPYLRQEGNDDWLSDAFVITELHVHPAFQNRGIGRQLITMLTDAATEPRSLLSALDTESPARALYRSLGYRDLARRVRFPSAPSPYVVMGAWLPLRRR
- a CDS encoding GNAT family N-acetyltransferase → MLTSPTTKVLEPDELDATLDVLRREPVNNAFVAARVQDSGLDPWRLGGEMWGWYDGGRLEALCYSGANLVPLCAGPEAIRSFADRARRQGRRCSSIVGPAGPTAALWSRLEPCWGPAREVRRCQPLMVTDRPAPADVPPDPLVRRIRKDEMDLVMPACVAMFTEEVGVSPLAGDGGLIYQSRVAEIVGSGRSFARVEDGRVVFKAEIGAATPYACQIQGVWVAPERRGEGLSVTGMAAVLRYALREFSPVASLYVNDFNAAARAAYRRVGFREAGAFMSVLF
- the ispG gene encoding flavodoxin-dependent (E)-4-hydroxy-3-methylbut-2-enyl-diphosphate synthase, with amino-acid sequence PRLFPIHPSPSPRDGPPPIRIGVNAGSLDKRLLRKYGKATPEALVESALWECSLFEEHGFRDIKISVKHNDPVVMVNAYRQLAAQCDYPLHLGVTEAGPAFQGTIKSAVAFGALLSEGIGDTIRVSLSAPPAEECKVGIQILESLGLRERRLEIVSCPSCGRAQVDVYKLADEVTAGLDGMEVPLRVAVMGCVVNGPGEAREADLGVASGNGKGQIFVKGEVIKTVPESKIVETLIDEAMKIAEQMEKDGVESGQPVVTAAGE